A stretch of the Massilia sp. W12 genome encodes the following:
- a CDS encoding protein kinase produces MAKVNPVGQPVNDAERSAIAYLRDRLPDSFVLIHNFEIERQGERFEIDIALLTPHALYLIDVKGTRGAIDVYGNKWYPEGRAPFPSPLGKLRGHARTVKGLVTQANPGRHELEDIYVDAAILLTAPDAHLNDRADVDQKQVVKLKDAERYFKDATRIPVRFSKNILQQQGLILHALKVVKPASAVQCFGHWQVKEKLGAAEAYTEFRAENAFAGGTARLRVYQADPYQPEDVRKAQVNRIANAYRALSKLPLHPNIVAARDFFPTDDDKSFILILDDAPGQALTVHMARPQLALTLDQKWRVAKDLLAALAHAHHHGVVHRNLTPGAILIGQDGTTRITDFDFAKPGVERSLTIAAEIVDLVEKAYVAPEAFREPGAASSASDIFSAGVILYELFTGERPFAGEPTTVWDRVGEFLNKPSALRPELNEAFDAWLQSLCAFDEHQRLTASAALAALNALLQPVAQAASPAAEAPKPEVVEVDDAQTDYLNLAAGHRLTHKFIVEKKLGRGSFGVVYKVIDTLGDVARTVKLIVSDRHSTLERLKKEYRHLAHIPEHPHVVRVLDADVIPGRDIPFLVFEYVEGADVGDMIHDRLLSPEDALELSKQVMEGLVHLHAQGFHHCDIKPRNLLWTQKGAKIIDFNVSVRADDKESRGGGSRRYLPPDFDPEVIPHNGERADRDLYALGLTLYEALTARYPWDTTEPPINKPAPDPRELSGFADLAPELVNVVLKAIAPRRAERFHTAVDFRDALAEVRHARRIQTVSLTAMTAAVSSGQAVLAESAPNSNTFVSHLLTLYSQSRRSNAGTRGMDALGFSAYVDTALDRALLPAVLQGEFRLVLISGNAGDGKTAFLQRLEKEVEARGGSVNRGLANGSELSLHGTRYLINYDGSQDEGNKDNNQVLLDFLDPFKGNDTASWRPQETRLIAINEGRLVDFLAAHERDFPALTALVRRAFATGEAESGVVVVNLNLRSVVADDASNAEGGSILERTLRSIVRPQNWAACEQCDLKDSCYALHNARSFQDEIAGPRLLERLKTLYTMAHLRGRLHITMRDLRSALSFMLIGNRDCGEIHALYASGKHDEVAHSFYFNSWMGGGQATSDRLLILLSDLDVGKQEDPRFDRGLDFVQPDDRALFRFERRGQFDFEVLKRLFGDLPRDVSDSSVRHRARKHREYVAMARRKHFFERRDASWEKMLPYRSAKRMVEIVRGEMPIDELTSEILHAINRGEGLQRPERLGASLALQLRQVEHGTVRSYRLFPVEGFGLQVQDFAAKARFVEHLPTGLLLKYQGQGAGAISSELIINLDVFEMLVRLNEGYRPSVEEMQGFYLCLGVFKNSLNAQPYREILLTTTGHDFYRLARHDDGRVEMRLLHGPVKGARQEEAAESGDRGN; encoded by the coding sequence GTGGCCAAAGTGAATCCAGTAGGCCAACCGGTCAACGATGCAGAGCGCAGTGCCATCGCTTACCTGCGGGATCGCTTGCCAGACAGTTTCGTTCTGATTCACAACTTCGAGATCGAGCGGCAGGGCGAGCGCTTCGAGATCGACATTGCATTGCTGACGCCGCACGCCCTGTATCTGATCGACGTGAAGGGCACGCGCGGCGCCATCGATGTGTACGGCAACAAGTGGTACCCCGAGGGGCGCGCGCCGTTTCCATCGCCGCTTGGCAAACTGCGCGGCCATGCGCGCACGGTGAAGGGCTTGGTGACTCAGGCCAACCCGGGGCGGCATGAGCTGGAGGACATCTATGTGGATGCCGCCATCCTGCTCACCGCACCCGATGCACACCTGAACGACCGCGCTGATGTCGATCAGAAGCAGGTCGTGAAGTTGAAGGATGCTGAACGCTATTTCAAGGATGCCACGCGCATCCCGGTGCGCTTCTCCAAGAACATCCTGCAGCAGCAGGGATTGATCCTGCATGCCTTGAAGGTGGTGAAGCCCGCTTCCGCCGTGCAGTGCTTTGGGCACTGGCAGGTGAAAGAGAAGCTCGGGGCGGCGGAGGCCTACACCGAGTTCCGAGCCGAGAACGCGTTTGCAGGTGGCACAGCCCGCCTGCGGGTGTACCAGGCAGACCCTTACCAGCCTGAGGATGTGCGCAAGGCGCAGGTCAACCGCATTGCCAACGCCTACCGGGCGCTGTCCAAGCTGCCGCTGCATCCCAACATCGTCGCAGCGCGGGATTTTTTCCCGACCGATGACGACAAGTCTTTCATTCTGATCCTGGACGATGCACCGGGCCAGGCGCTGACGGTGCACATGGCTCGCCCCCAGTTGGCGCTGACCTTGGACCAGAAGTGGCGTGTGGCCAAAGATCTGTTGGCGGCATTGGCCCACGCCCACCATCACGGTGTGGTGCATCGCAACCTGACACCGGGCGCGATCTTGATTGGCCAGGACGGCACAACGCGCATCACCGATTTCGATTTCGCCAAGCCCGGTGTGGAGCGCAGCCTGACGATCGCGGCGGAAATTGTTGATCTGGTGGAGAAAGCCTATGTGGCGCCCGAAGCGTTCCGGGAGCCGGGCGCCGCGTCGAGCGCATCAGACATCTTCTCCGCAGGCGTCATCCTCTACGAACTCTTCACCGGCGAGCGCCCCTTTGCGGGCGAGCCCACCACGGTGTGGGATCGGGTTGGCGAGTTCCTCAACAAGCCCTCGGCATTGCGGCCGGAGCTGAACGAGGCCTTTGATGCTTGGCTGCAGAGCTTGTGCGCTTTTGATGAGCACCAGCGGTTGACCGCATCGGCCGCGCTGGCCGCTTTGAATGCTTTGCTGCAACCCGTGGCGCAAGCAGCCAGCCCAGCTGCAGAGGCGCCGAAGCCCGAGGTCGTTGAAGTCGATGATGCCCAGACCGACTACCTGAACTTGGCGGCAGGCCATCGCCTGACCCACAAGTTCATCGTGGAGAAGAAGCTCGGGCGCGGCAGCTTCGGTGTGGTCTACAAGGTGATCGACACCCTGGGTGATGTGGCGCGCACGGTGAAGCTCATCGTCAGTGACCGGCACTCGACCCTGGAGCGCCTGAAGAAGGAGTACCGCCACCTGGCGCACATCCCCGAGCACCCTCACGTGGTGCGTGTGTTGGATGCGGATGTGATTCCAGGGCGTGACATTCCCTTCCTGGTGTTTGAGTACGTGGAAGGGGCCGATGTCGGCGACATGATCCACGACCGCCTGCTATCCCCCGAGGATGCGCTGGAACTGAGCAAGCAGGTGATGGAGGGGCTGGTGCATCTGCATGCGCAAGGCTTCCATCACTGCGACATCAAGCCGCGCAATCTGTTATGGACGCAGAAGGGCGCCAAGATCATCGACTTCAATGTGTCGGTGCGAGCCGACGACAAGGAGTCGCGCGGCGGGGGCTCGCGGCGCTATTTGCCGCCGGACTTTGATCCTGAAGTCATTCCCCACAACGGCGAGCGCGCTGACCGCGATCTGTATGCGCTGGGCCTTACCTTGTATGAGGCATTGACGGCTCGCTACCCGTGGGACACCACGGAGCCTCCCATTAACAAGCCCGCGCCCGACCCGCGCGAACTCTCGGGCTTTGCCGACTTGGCGCCAGAGTTGGTGAATGTGGTGCTCAAGGCCATTGCGCCGCGCAGGGCGGAGCGCTTCCACACGGCCGTGGATTTTCGCGATGCGCTGGCCGAGGTACGCCATGCACGGCGTATTCAGACCGTCAGCCTGACGGCTATGACAGCGGCGGTTAGCAGCGGTCAAGCCGTCTTGGCTGAGTCGGCGCCCAACTCCAACACATTCGTTTCGCACCTGCTGACGCTCTACAGTCAAAGCCGCCGCAGTAATGCCGGTACGCGGGGCATGGACGCGCTTGGGTTCTCTGCCTATGTGGACACCGCGCTGGACCGTGCCTTGTTGCCTGCTGTGCTGCAGGGGGAGTTCCGGCTTGTGCTGATCTCGGGCAACGCTGGTGATGGCAAGACCGCCTTCTTGCAACGCCTGGAGAAAGAGGTGGAAGCGCGCGGCGGGTCCGTCAATCGTGGCTTGGCAAACGGCAGCGAGCTGAGCTTGCACGGCACGCGCTACCTGATCAACTACGACGGCAGCCAAGACGAGGGCAACAAAGACAACAACCAGGTGTTGCTGGACTTCCTGGACCCGTTCAAGGGCAACGATACAGCGTCCTGGAGGCCCCAGGAGACACGACTGATTGCGATCAACGAGGGCCGCTTGGTGGATTTCCTCGCTGCGCATGAACGGGATTTCCCGGCGCTCACGGCCCTGGTTCGGCGTGCATTCGCCACCGGGGAAGCGGAGTCTGGCGTGGTGGTGGTGAATCTGAATTTGCGCAGCGTTGTGGCCGATGACGCCAGCAATGCTGAGGGCGGCTCGATTCTGGAGCGCACGCTGCGAAGCATCGTCCGCCCGCAGAACTGGGCTGCTTGTGAGCAGTGTGATTTGAAAGACAGTTGCTACGCCTTGCACAACGCGCGCAGTTTCCAGGATGAGATCGCCGGGCCGCGCTTGCTGGAACGCCTCAAGACGCTGTACACGATGGCGCACTTGCGCGGGCGCTTGCATATCACGATGCGCGATCTGCGTTCAGCGCTGTCGTTCATGCTGATTGGCAACCGCGACTGTGGCGAGATTCATGCGCTCTACGCTTCAGGCAAGCACGATGAGGTGGCGCACAGCTTCTACTTCAACAGCTGGATGGGCGGCGGGCAAGCCACCTCGGACCGGCTGCTGATACTGCTGAGCGATCTGGATGTTGGCAAGCAGGAGGACCCCCGCTTCGATCGAGGCCTGGACTTTGTTCAGCCGGATGACCGCGCCCTGTTCCGCTTCGAGCGCCGAGGGCAGTTTGACTTCGAGGTGTTGAAGCGCCTGTTTGGCGATCTGCCGCGTGACGTGTCTGACTCCTCAGTTCGCCACCGGGCGCGCAAGCATCGCGAGTACGTGGCCATGGCGCGCCGCAAGCACTTCTTTGAGCGGCGTGACGCCAGCTGGGAAAAGATGCTGCCCTATCGTTCCGCCAAACGCATGGTGGAGATCGTTCGCGGCGAAATGCCCATCGACGAACTCACGAGCGAAATCCTGCATGCCATCAACCGAGGCGAGGGGCTACAGCGCCCGGAGCGCCTTGGAGCCAGCCTGGCCTTGCAGTTGCGGCAGGTCGAACACGGTACGGTTCGCAGCTACCGGCTCTTCCCCGTGGAGGGCTTTGGGCTGCAGGTGCAAGACTTTGCGGCCAAGGCGCGCTTCGTTGAGCACCTGCCGACCGGTCTGCTGCTGAAGTACCAAGGCCAAGGCGCAGGGGCCATCAGCAGCGAGCTGATCATCAACCTCGACGTGTTCGAGATGCTGGTGCGGCTGAATGAAGGCTATCGGCCAAGCGTTGAAGAGATGCAGGGTTTCTATCTCTGCCTTGGCGTGTTCAAGAACAGCCTCAACGCTCAGCCTTACCGCGAAATCCTGCTGACCACCACGGGGCACGATTTCTACCGCTTGGCCCGCCATGACGATGGTCGGGTGGAGATGCGTTTGCTGCACGGCCCGGTGAAGGGCGCTCGCCAAGAAGAAGCCGCAGAGAGCGGCGACAGGGGGAACTGA
- a CDS encoding IS3 family transposase (programmed frameshift) — protein sequence MKKIPKQAYTTEFKELAVKRVQDGESVAVVVRELGLGDQTLRNWIKAAAEGKLKGAGGKVVTPEAMELSRLRAENVRLKRENEINKKSSGVLREGCPVKYAWMDGQIKSYALTEMCAVLDVSISGYRAWKRGGTPERKRLKDAQMLAVIRAIHAELKGAYGSPRIVRELRKRGFSAGKERVERLMRNNGIRARHKRRYKVTTDSRHSLPVAANLLARNFTPAAPNQVWTSDITYLWTDEGWLYLAIVLDLFNREVIGWSLKPRMTSDIVTDALTMAWFRRRPDAGVMHHSDRGSQYASQAFQDKLKEYGMTCSMSRKGNCWDNAPTESWFNSFKNERYHGVRYASHAEMKAASFEYIEVFYNRTRQHSTLGYQSPFQYLDRWQREQNQEKLAA from the exons ATGAAAAAAATACCGAAACAAGCATACACGACCGAGTTCAAAGAACTGGCGGTCAAACGCGTCCAAGATGGTGAATCGGTGGCGGTCGTGGTTAGGGAGCTGGGGCTGGGCGACCAGACGCTGCGAAATTGGATCAAGGCGGCAGCAGAAGGAAAACTCAAAGGCGCTGGCGGCAAAGTGGTGACGCCGGAAGCGATGGAACTTTCCAGACTGCGCGCAGAAAACGTCCGGTTGAAGCGGGAGAATGAAATCA ATAAAAAAAGCAGCGGCGTACTTCGCGAAGGATGTCCTGTGAAGTACGCCTGGATGGATGGACAAATCAAGAGCTATGCGCTGACAGAAATGTGCGCCGTTCTCGACGTCAGCATCAGCGGCTATCGGGCGTGGAAGCGTGGCGGCACGCCTGAGCGTAAGCGCTTGAAGGATGCACAAATGCTTGCAGTGATACGCGCCATTCATGCCGAACTCAAAGGGGCTTACGGCAGCCCGCGCATCGTGCGAGAACTGCGCAAACGAGGCTTCAGCGCTGGCAAAGAACGCGTCGAACGTCTCATGCGAAACAATGGTATCCGTGCCCGCCATAAGCGGCGCTACAAGGTCACCACGGATTCCAGGCATAGTTTGCCGGTTGCTGCCAACCTGTTGGCTCGCAATTTCACTCCGGCAGCCCCTAACCAGGTCTGGACGTCGGACATCACCTATTTGTGGACTGACGAAGGCTGGCTGTATCTGGCGATTGTGCTGGATCTGTTCAATCGGGAGGTGATCGGCTGGTCGCTCAAGCCGCGCATGACCAGCGACATTGTGACTGACGCTTTGACGATGGCGTGGTTTCGCCGTCGACCGGACGCGGGCGTTATGCATCATTCTGATCGCGGCAGCCAATACGCCAGCCAAGCCTTTCAGGACAAACTCAAGGAATACGGCATGACGTGCTCGATGAGTCGCAAAGGAAACTGCTGGGACAACGCACCGACCGAGAGCTGGTTTAACAGTTTCAAGAATGAGCGATACCATGGCGTGCGTTATGCCAGCCATGCTGAAATGAAGGCTGCCAGCTTTGAATATATTGAAGTCTTTTATAATCGAACCCGTCAGCATTCAACTCTGGGCTATCAATCGCCGTTTCAGTATCTTGACCGCTGGCAGCGTGAGCAAAATCAGGAAAAGCTGGCTGCATAA
- a CDS encoding SRPBCC family protein, with product MPGTVRLHRVFKAPPARVYRAFLDPQALAKWLPPYGFTCTVHEFNGVAGGSFKMSFTNFSSGHSHSFGGEYLELVPDTLLRYTDRFDDPNLPGELQVTVQLKAVLCGTEIHIVQEGIPDLIPTEMCYLGWQESLAQLALLVEPEIPG from the coding sequence ATGCCCGGAACCGTCCGCCTGCACCGTGTTTTCAAAGCCCCGCCGGCGCGCGTCTATCGCGCCTTTCTCGACCCGCAAGCTTTAGCCAAATGGCTGCCGCCGTATGGTTTCACCTGCACCGTGCATGAATTTAACGGCGTGGCCGGCGGCAGTTTCAAGATGTCCTTCACCAATTTCAGCAGCGGCCACAGCCATTCTTTCGGCGGTGAATATCTGGAGCTTGTGCCCGACACCCTGCTGCGCTACACCGACCGCTTTGATGATCCGAATCTGCCCGGCGAATTGCAAGTCACGGTGCAGCTCAAGGCTGTGCTGTGCGGTACGGAAATCCATATCGTGCAGGAAGGCATTCCGGATCTGATTCCGACTGAGATGTGTTATCTGGGCTGGCAGGAATCGCTGGCGCAATTGGCGCTGCTGGTGGAGCCGGAGATTCCGGGGTGA
- the queF gene encoding NADPH-dependent 7-cyano-7-deazaguanine reductase QueF (Catalyzes the NADPH-dependent reduction of 7-cyano-7-deazaguanine (preQ0) to 7-aminomethyl-7-deazaguanine (preQ1) in queuosine biosynthesis) — MSHAESNHSAEDSPLGQRSAYIETYAPQLLYPIPRVGKREELGISASLPFFGVDIWNGYELSWLNLRGKPQIALAVFRIPADSPNLIESKSFKLYLNSFNQTKLANTDALLSLLRQDLSEAAGAAVQVELMLPEQFGRVQMGELEGELLDRLDIEIDNYQPDPALLRAALDEQPVEEKLLSHLLKSNCLVTGQPDWGSVQIHYYGPQIDQESLLRYLIGFRQHNEFHEQCVERIFCDILRQCKPHKLAVYARYTRRGGLDINPWRANFSAGPGPQNLRNARQ; from the coding sequence ATGTCGCATGCCGAATCGAACCACAGCGCCGAGGACTCCCCCTTGGGCCAGCGCAGCGCCTATATCGAAACTTACGCGCCGCAACTGCTCTACCCCATCCCGCGCGTGGGCAAACGGGAAGAATTGGGCATCAGCGCCAGCCTGCCTTTTTTCGGCGTGGACATCTGGAATGGCTATGAACTGTCGTGGCTGAATCTGCGCGGCAAGCCGCAAATCGCGCTGGCGGTATTCCGCATTCCGGCCGACTCGCCCAACTTGATCGAATCCAAATCCTTCAAGCTGTATCTGAATTCCTTCAACCAAACCAAACTGGCCAATACCGACGCCTTATTGAGCCTGCTGCGCCAGGATTTATCCGAGGCCGCAGGCGCAGCGGTGCAAGTCGAATTGATGTTGCCGGAACAGTTTGGCCGTGTGCAAATGGGCGAGCTGGAAGGTGAGTTGCTGGATCGCCTGGATATTGAAATCGACAACTACCAACCCGACCCGGCCCTGCTGCGCGCAGCGCTTGACGAACAGCCGGTGGAAGAAAAATTGCTTTCACACCTGCTCAAATCAAACTGCCTGGTGACAGGTCAGCCGGATTGGGGCAGCGTGCAGATTCATTATTACGGCCCGCAGATAGATCAGGAAAGCCTGTTGCGCTATCTGATCGGTTTCCGCCAGCACAATGAATTTCACGAACAATGCGTGGAGCGGATTTTTTGCGACATTCTGCGCCAATGCAAACCGCACAAACTTGCGGTGTATGCGCGCTACACCCGGCGTGGTGGCTTGGACATCAACCCCTGGCGCGCGAATTTTTCCGCCGGCCCGGGGCCGCAAAATCTGCGCAATGCGCGGCAATAA
- a CDS encoding DUF4214 domain-containing protein, protein MGTYTSAIQKLYVSYFSRPADAGGLAFWEAQAQKNPAALTKLAQAFAESPEYQAQMQGKSTAQMVDEVYVHLFGRHAEQGGVQYWGQLLENKAISVANMVTQIAAGAQGSDASAFAAKLKAAETFTSALELLGKDMYDSKLARQILETVVSEKDLQTAFGKGGLADQALLKLQGIAVGEPHPDAQNDNLVRFVSTQDGIQIIVGNKPVQGIAVGEPHPGQGVAVGEPHPGQGIAIGEPHPGSQNLGNNGASTDNVVRFVNTPDGIQIVIGNKPAQGIAVGEPHPDSQKLSTPGDDNVAHFVSTPDGMQIVLIGSSPDAGGTLIG, encoded by the coding sequence ATGGGGACGTACACCTCTGCTATCCAAAAACTGTATGTCAGCTATTTTTCCCGCCCGGCAGATGCCGGCGGCTTAGCGTTCTGGGAAGCGCAAGCCCAGAAAAATCCGGCAGCGCTGACCAAGTTGGCGCAAGCTTTTGCCGAATCGCCGGAATATCAGGCGCAAATGCAAGGCAAGAGCACAGCCCAGATGGTAGATGAGGTGTATGTGCACCTGTTTGGCCGCCACGCCGAACAAGGCGGCGTGCAATACTGGGGCCAATTGCTGGAAAACAAAGCGATTTCAGTGGCGAATATGGTGACCCAGATCGCCGCCGGCGCACAGGGCAGCGACGCCAGCGCCTTCGCCGCCAAACTGAAAGCCGCCGAAACCTTCACCAGCGCCCTGGAGCTGCTCGGCAAAGACATGTACGACAGCAAGCTTGCGCGTCAAATTCTGGAAACCGTGGTCAGCGAAAAAGACCTGCAAACCGCCTTCGGCAAAGGCGGTCTGGCAGACCAGGCCCTGTTGAAATTGCAAGGCATCGCTGTCGGCGAACCGCATCCCGATGCACAAAACGATAATCTGGTGCGCTTTGTCAGCACCCAGGACGGAATTCAAATCATCGTCGGCAACAAGCCGGTGCAAGGCATCGCCGTTGGCGAACCGCATCCGGGCCAAGGGGTCGCCGTCGGTGAACCGCATCCGGGCCAGGGCATCGCCATCGGTGAACCGCATCCGGGTTCGCAAAACCTGGGCAACAATGGCGCCAGCACTGACAATGTGGTGCGCTTTGTCAACACACCGGACGGCATTCAAATCGTGATCGGCAACAAGCCGGCGCAAGGCATCGCCGTCGGCGAGCCGCATCCTGATTCACAAAAACTGAGCACCCCGGGCGACGACAATGTGGCGCACTTCGTCAGCACGCCGGACGGCATGCAAATCGTCTTGATCGGCAGCAGCCCGGACGCCGGCGGCACGCTGATCGGCTAA